The Streptomyces pactum genome contains a region encoding:
- a CDS encoding glycosyltransferase family 2 protein, protein MAAPRIAVAVVTMGNRPAEVDALLESVAGQDDPPARIVIVGNGCPLPEFAARLSLPGEVTPIEVDENLGCPGGRNVALARLREFGDIDVVVELDDDGLLVDADVLRRVGELFAADDRLGIVGFRIADEHGETQQRHVPRVGACDPMRGGYVTGFLGGGHALRSAMLDEVGDWPAEFFFAHEETDLAWRAADAGWRIRYAPELLLQHPKTSPARHAVYFRGNARNRVWLARRRLPLPLIPVHLGVWMLLTLARHRSLGGLRAWFGGFAEGLRKPAGERRPMRWRTVVRLTRLGRPPVI, encoded by the coding sequence GTGGCCGCGCCGAGGATCGCCGTCGCCGTGGTGACCATGGGGAACCGGCCCGCCGAGGTCGACGCCCTGCTGGAGTCGGTGGCCGGGCAGGACGACCCGCCCGCCCGGATCGTGATCGTCGGCAACGGCTGCCCGCTGCCCGAGTTCGCCGCACGGCTGTCGCTGCCCGGCGAGGTCACGCCGATCGAGGTCGACGAGAACCTCGGCTGCCCCGGCGGACGGAACGTGGCGCTCGCGCGGCTGCGGGAGTTCGGCGACATCGACGTGGTCGTGGAGCTGGACGACGACGGGCTCCTCGTGGACGCCGATGTGCTGCGCCGGGTGGGCGAGCTGTTCGCCGCCGACGACCGGCTCGGCATCGTGGGTTTCCGGATCGCCGACGAGCACGGCGAGACGCAGCAGCGGCACGTCCCCCGGGTCGGCGCCTGCGACCCCATGCGGGGCGGGTACGTCACCGGCTTCCTCGGTGGCGGGCACGCGCTGCGGTCGGCGATGCTCGACGAGGTCGGCGACTGGCCCGCGGAGTTCTTCTTCGCACACGAGGAGACCGACCTGGCCTGGCGCGCGGCCGACGCCGGGTGGCGCATCCGCTACGCGCCCGAGCTGCTGCTCCAGCACCCGAAGACCTCGCCCGCACGGCACGCCGTCTACTTCCGGGGCAACGCCCGCAACCGCGTCTGGCTCGCCCGTCGCCGGCTACCGCTGCCGCTCATCCCGGTCCATCTCGGCGTGTGGATGCTGCTCACGCTGGCGCGCCACCGGTCGCTCGGCGGGCTGCGGGCCTGGTTCGGAGGGTTCGCGGAGGGCCTGCGCAAGCCCGCGGGGGAGCGGCGGCCGATGCGCTGGCGCACGGTGGTGCGGCTCACCCGGCTGGGACGGCCGCCCGTCATCTGA
- a CDS encoding SRPBCC family protein: MNSHGKESRHLGIYIDRSVDDVYAYASDPVNLPAWAHGLGDSIEKAGDQWIAESSPMGRVTITFVPPNELGVLDHDVTLPSGRTVHNPVRVIASDEGSEVVFTIRRQPEMSDADFERDAGMVAADLARLKELLESAS, encoded by the coding sequence ATGAACAGCCACGGCAAGGAATCGCGCCACCTGGGCATCTACATCGACCGCTCCGTCGACGACGTCTACGCCTACGCCTCGGACCCGGTCAACCTGCCCGCGTGGGCCCACGGTCTGGGGGACTCCATCGAGAAGGCCGGAGACCAGTGGATCGCGGAGTCCTCCCCCATGGGACGGGTCACGATCACCTTCGTGCCGCCCAACGAGCTGGGCGTCCTCGACCACGACGTCACGCTGCCCTCCGGCCGGACCGTCCACAACCCGGTCCGCGTGATCGCCAGCGACGAGGGGAGCGAGGTGGTGTTCACCATCCGCCGGCAGCCGGAGATGAGCGACGCCGACTTCGAGCGGGACGCCGGCATGGTCGCCGCCGACCTGGCCCGGCTCAAGGAGCTGCTGGAATCCGCCTCATGA
- a CDS encoding ketopantoate reductase family protein — MTLTTSKPTVAVLGPGGIGGLLAALLSRSGHRVICLAREATVRALRSDGIVVRSRQFGDFTATVEADTELREPVDACLITVKQTALEAALTSVPPAALGDALVVPLLNGVEHPATLRARYRPDRVAPGVIRVESARVATGGTGGTGSTGSTGPVVVEHGSPFTEIDLAAGTAPLARVEALAATLSAAGTTARVAEDETTALWAKMAFLAPLALLTTRYGAPLGEVRTRHQEELESLVAETAAVSRACGAPADPAQALARYDAFPADTRSSMQRDAEAGRPLELDAIGGALLRAADRHGVLVPVTTRLVRELRAAGH, encoded by the coding sequence ATGACGCTCACGACGAGCAAGCCCACGGTGGCCGTTCTGGGACCGGGCGGGATCGGCGGTCTGCTGGCCGCCCTGCTGTCCCGCTCCGGCCACCGCGTCATCTGCCTGGCCCGCGAGGCCACGGTGCGCGCCTTGCGCAGCGACGGGATCGTGGTCCGCAGCCGTCAGTTCGGCGACTTCACCGCGACAGTGGAAGCGGACACCGAACTGCGTGAGCCGGTCGACGCGTGCCTGATCACCGTCAAGCAGACCGCTCTGGAAGCCGCGCTCACCAGCGTCCCGCCGGCGGCCCTCGGCGACGCCCTCGTCGTACCGCTGCTGAACGGCGTCGAACACCCCGCGACTCTCCGGGCTCGCTACCGGCCTGACCGGGTGGCCCCCGGAGTGATCCGCGTGGAGTCCGCCCGCGTGGCCACCGGGGGCACCGGGGGCACCGGGAGCACCGGGAGCACCGGGCCCGTCGTCGTCGAGCACGGCAGCCCGTTCACCGAGATCGACTTGGCCGCCGGCACGGCACCCCTGGCCCGCGTCGAAGCCCTGGCGGCCACCCTGTCCGCAGCGGGCACCACAGCCCGCGTGGCCGAGGACGAGACCACCGCCCTGTGGGCGAAAATGGCCTTCCTCGCCCCTCTCGCCCTCCTCACCACCCGGTACGGCGCTCCCCTCGGAGAGGTCCGCACCCGCCACCAGGAGGAACTGGAGAGCCTGGTCGCCGAGACCGCCGCGGTCAGCCGCGCCTGCGGTGCGCCGGCGGACCCCGCCCAAGCCCTGGCCCGCTACGACGCCTTCCCGGCCGACACCAGGTCCTCCATGCAACGCGACGCGGAGGCGGGCCGGCCCCTGGAACTCGACGCCATCGGCGGAGCGCTGCTGCGCGCGGCCGACCGGCACGGGGTACTCGTACCGGTGACCACCCGCCTGGTACGGGAACTGCGGGCCGCGGGCCACTGA
- a CDS encoding alpha/beta hydrolase — MHTRRTHRRTRTGRTRTGATLLAAALLATACSAGGASTSAGSAAAEAAGATEAAKVSLAALPQATPPALAPYYEQKLSWRDCGVPGFQCATMKAPLDYAKPTEGDVRLAVARKKATGPGKRLGSLLVNPGGPGGSAIGYLQQYAGIGYPQEVRAQYDMVAVDPRGVARSEPIECLDGREMDAYTRTDVTPDDEGEADELVDAYKEFAEGCGADAPKLLRHVSTVEAARDMDILRAVLGDEKLTYVGASYGTFLGATYAGLFPDRAGRLVLDGAMDPSLPARRLNLEQTAGFETAFRSFAKDCVKQPDCPLDDQGTTPDQVGKNLKAFFDDLDAKPLPAGDADGRKLTESLATTGVIAAMYDEGAWQRLRESLTSAMKENDGAGLLVLSDSYYEREADGGYSNLMFANAAVNCLDLPAAFSSPDEVRDALPDFEKASPVFGEGLAWSSLNCAYWPVRPTGEPHRIEAAGATPIVVVGTTRDPATPYRWAEALAGQLSSGRLLTYEGDGHTAYGRGSACIDSAINAYLLRGTAPEDGKRCS; from the coding sequence ATGCACACAAGGCGCACCCACCGCAGGACCCGCACCGGCAGGACCCGTACCGGAGCCACGCTTCTCGCCGCCGCGCTGCTCGCCACCGCCTGCTCGGCCGGGGGCGCGTCGACGTCCGCCGGTTCGGCGGCGGCCGAGGCGGCCGGCGCGACGGAGGCGGCGAAGGTGTCACTGGCCGCGTTGCCGCAGGCCACACCCCCCGCGCTCGCGCCGTACTACGAGCAGAAGCTGAGCTGGCGCGACTGCGGCGTCCCCGGCTTCCAGTGCGCCACCATGAAGGCCCCGCTCGACTACGCGAAGCCGACCGAGGGGGACGTCCGGCTCGCCGTGGCCCGCAAGAAGGCCACCGGTCCCGGCAAGCGGCTCGGCTCCCTGCTGGTGAACCCGGGCGGGCCCGGCGGTTCGGCCATCGGCTACCTCCAGCAGTACGCGGGCATCGGCTACCCGCAGGAGGTCCGCGCCCAGTACGACATGGTGGCGGTCGATCCCCGGGGTGTGGCCCGCAGCGAGCCCATCGAGTGCCTGGACGGCCGCGAGATGGACGCGTACACGCGGACGGACGTCACCCCGGACGACGAGGGCGAGGCGGACGAGCTGGTCGACGCGTACAAGGAGTTCGCCGAGGGCTGCGGAGCGGACGCGCCCAAGCTGCTGCGGCACGTGTCGACCGTCGAGGCGGCGCGCGACATGGACATCCTGCGGGCGGTGCTGGGCGACGAGAAGCTGACCTACGTGGGCGCCTCGTACGGCACCTTCCTCGGGGCGACGTACGCGGGCCTGTTCCCGGACCGGGCGGGCCGACTCGTCCTGGACGGCGCGATGGACCCGTCGCTGCCCGCGCGCCGGCTGAACCTGGAGCAGACGGCCGGCTTCGAGACGGCGTTCCGGTCCTTCGCGAAGGACTGCGTGAAGCAGCCCGACTGCCCCCTCGACGACCAGGGCACCACCCCCGACCAGGTCGGCAAGAACCTCAAAGCCTTCTTCGACGACCTGGACGCCAAGCCCCTCCCCGCCGGCGACGCCGACGGCCGCAAGCTCACCGAGTCACTGGCCACCACCGGTGTGATCGCGGCGATGTACGACGAGGGTGCCTGGCAGCGACTGCGCGAGTCGCTGACCTCGGCGATGAAGGAGAACGACGGCGCCGGCCTCCTGGTCCTCTCGGACAGCTACTACGAGCGCGAGGCCGACGGCGGCTACAGCAACCTGATGTTCGCCAACGCCGCCGTGAACTGCCTCGACCTCCCCGCGGCCTTCTCCTCCCCGGACGAGGTGCGCGACGCGCTCCCCGACTTCGAGAAGGCGTCCCCGGTCTTCGGTGAGGGCCTCGCCTGGTCCTCCCTGAACTGCGCGTACTGGCCGGTGCGGCCCACGGGTGAACCCCACCGCATCGAGGCCGCCGGCGCCACCCCCATCGTCGTGGTCGGCACCACCCGCGACCCGGCCACCCCGTACCGCTGGGCCGAGGCGCTGGCCGGCCAGCTCTCCTCCGGCCGCCTCCTCACCTACGAGGGCGACGGCCACACCGCCTACGGCCGCGGCAGCGCCTGCATCGACTCCGCGATCAACGCCTACCTGCTGCGCGGCACCGCACCGGAGGACGGCAAACGCTGCTCGTAG
- a CDS encoding DNA polymerase III subunit delta', producing the protein MTVWDDLVGQERVSEQLAAAARDADAFVTAAAADRPLPEASSMTHAWLFTGPPGAGVTQTARAFAAALQCVSPDRALGGVPGCGFCDGCHTALLGTHADVSTVAAVGAEILVRDMRDTVRKSFTSPATGRWQIILVEDAERLNEKSANAVLKAVEEPAPRTVWLLCAPSVEDVLPTIRSRCRHLNLRTPSVEAVADMLVRREGVEPDVAGAAARATQGHVDRARRLATDPAARARRAAVLKLPLRVGDVGSALKAAQELVDAAAEDAKQLAEGMDTKETDELKAALGAAQGGRLPRGTAGVMKELEEKQKRRKTRTQRDSLDLALSDLTAFYRDVLALQLGSRVAIANAEAEDALERLARGSSPESTLRRIEAIAACGEALDRNVPPLLAVEAMTMALRAG; encoded by the coding sequence ATGACCGTGTGGGACGACCTCGTCGGGCAGGAGAGGGTGAGCGAGCAGCTCGCCGCCGCTGCCCGGGACGCCGATGCCTTCGTCACCGCCGCGGCGGCCGACCGGCCGCTGCCCGAGGCGTCGAGCATGACGCACGCCTGGCTGTTCACCGGCCCGCCCGGCGCGGGAGTGACGCAGACGGCGCGTGCCTTCGCCGCCGCGCTGCAGTGCGTGAGCCCCGACCGGGCGCTCGGCGGCGTCCCCGGTTGCGGCTTCTGCGACGGATGCCACACCGCGCTCCTCGGCACCCACGCGGACGTCAGCACGGTGGCCGCCGTGGGCGCGGAGATCCTGGTGCGGGACATGCGGGACACCGTGCGCAAGTCGTTCACCTCGCCGGCGACCGGCCGCTGGCAGATCATCCTCGTCGAAGACGCCGAGCGGCTGAACGAGAAGTCCGCCAACGCCGTCCTCAAGGCGGTCGAGGAGCCCGCCCCGCGGACGGTCTGGCTGCTGTGCGCCCCGTCCGTCGAGGACGTCCTGCCCACCATCCGCTCCCGCTGCCGCCACCTGAACCTGCGCACGCCGTCGGTCGAGGCGGTCGCCGACATGCTCGTACGGCGAGAGGGCGTCGAGCCGGACGTCGCCGGTGCGGCGGCCCGCGCCACCCAGGGGCACGTCGACCGTGCCCGCCGCCTGGCCACCGACCCGGCCGCCCGGGCGCGCCGGGCCGCCGTGCTGAAGCTGCCGCTGCGGGTCGGCGACGTCGGCAGCGCGCTCAAGGCGGCCCAGGAGCTGGTCGACGCGGCGGCCGAGGACGCCAAGCAACTCGCCGAGGGCATGGACACCAAGGAGACCGACGAGCTGAAGGCGGCGCTGGGCGCGGCCCAGGGAGGCCGGCTGCCTCGCGGCACGGCGGGGGTGATGAAGGAACTGGAGGAGAAGCAGAAGCGTCGCAAGACGCGCACCCAGCGTGACAGCCTCGACCTCGCCCTGAGCGATCTCACCGCCTTCTACCGCGACGTCCTGGCGCTCCAGCTCGGCTCCCGCGTGGCCATCGCCAACGCCGAAGCCGAGGACGCCCTGGAGCGGCTCGCCCGCGGCAGCTCCCCCGAGTCCACCCTCCGCCGCATCGAGGCGATCGCCGCCTGCGGGGAGGCCCTCGACCGCAATGTGCCGCCGTTGCTCGCGGTGGAGGCGATGACGATGGCACTGAGAGCGGGCTGA
- the tmk gene encoding dTMP kinase, protein MTRAEQPTATHPAPDDALVADSRERAVRALLRRPQLRRLWSAQLVGGVGDILALLVLVLLAVQAAIGAGSFGGGYRGVAFAVATVFGVRILATLLFGAVLLGPLTSLTSQDGPLDRRWTMVGADGLRAALLIVAPLWIDWMPDDALAYLLVTVFVTGVAERFWTVCRESAAPALLPAPPLEGATVRPLPDHMDALRRLSLRTSFLAVPLAGAVLVVAGLLNNLLGAGVDWFAEHQAALGSYVAAGLFAASLSVLTFLELPGVRTPRARSPLEGMRRPKSGAGVDKGRTGVLPLLVLACAAVAAVVSAAVAVAVLHAKDLGGGPVLFGLMVGALTGGVVVGIRTAPALLPSLSRRRLLALAIAFAGVALLAAGLVPDDTTVLLLLALAGVGAGVAANTGHTLLDQETEDARRARTTEHLHAVVRVYVALGAVVAPVVAAAIGPHRLENGKFVFAHGGAAFVLMLVGALLLPVAALVLAKVDDRSGVPLRHDLRDALLGGDDPVPVPAGTGFFIALEGGDGAGKSTQAEAIAEWIRGKGHEVVLTREPGATPVGKRLRSILLDVSSAGLSHRAEALLYAADRAEHVDTVVRPALERGAVVISDRYIDSSVAYQGAGRDLSPTEIARINRWATDGLVPHLTVLLDVAPEAARERFTEAPDRLESEPAEFHARVRSGFLTLAAADPGRYLVVDAGQEPEAVTTVVRRRLDQVLPLSEAEIKAQEEARRKAEEEARRKAEEEAARKAEEERLERERLEQLERLRAEEEERKRRELEEAQRREAERQAEEARQRAEEAHRKAEEERARLLAEEKVRAEEEARRRAEEERRRKQAEEEERLRAEAQARRLEKQRKAEEALMRAEEARRAAEQAAAAAAAGPKPTAPPAADAPRPKPAADAHSDAVTVPTPVVTPTNASGGPLEDTAVLRPVRDARDVADARDSGDARDSAEGRDAADSRDGRGGAQDDPRGGGRDDGRASAVPRTSEPEPETESKSEPEPETESKSEPESESESESEVTTELPKPSVPTGTTGAADETAVLPAVEPRAEEETAVLPSVTPGAADETAVLPPVRGDDPADRVPPGYFREDGPAARPDRPDRSEEPQDRTRELPRIDPDQAPPRRRRSDWAEETPLDDLPTLADELLGPYDGEGGGRGDGRGDDGGEGDGDRRGKGRGRR, encoded by the coding sequence ATGACGCGAGCCGAGCAGCCAACGGCCACTCACCCCGCCCCGGACGACGCCCTGGTCGCGGACTCCCGCGAGCGCGCCGTCCGCGCCCTGCTGCGCCGCCCGCAGTTGCGGCGGTTGTGGAGCGCACAGCTCGTGGGGGGTGTCGGCGACATCCTCGCCCTCCTGGTGCTGGTCCTCCTCGCCGTCCAGGCCGCGATCGGCGCGGGCTCGTTCGGCGGCGGTTACCGGGGCGTGGCGTTCGCAGTGGCGACCGTTTTCGGCGTACGCATCCTCGCGACGCTGCTCTTCGGTGCCGTGCTCCTCGGGCCCCTCACCTCACTCACCTCGCAGGACGGTCCGCTCGACCGCCGCTGGACCATGGTCGGCGCCGACGGGCTGCGGGCCGCGCTGCTGATCGTGGCGCCGCTGTGGATCGACTGGATGCCGGACGACGCGCTCGCCTACCTCCTGGTGACCGTCTTCGTCACCGGCGTCGCCGAGCGCTTCTGGACGGTGTGCCGGGAGAGCGCGGCCCCCGCCCTGCTGCCCGCCCCGCCCCTGGAGGGCGCGACGGTGCGACCGCTGCCGGACCACATGGACGCGCTGCGCCGCCTGTCGCTGCGTACGAGCTTCCTGGCGGTCCCGCTGGCCGGTGCCGTGCTGGTCGTCGCGGGACTGCTGAACAACCTGCTGGGCGCCGGCGTCGACTGGTTCGCCGAGCACCAGGCGGCGCTCGGTTCGTACGTCGCGGCCGGGCTGTTCGCCGCGTCCCTGTCCGTGCTGACCTTCCTGGAGCTGCCCGGCGTCCGCACCCCCCGCGCGCGGTCGCCGCTGGAGGGCATGCGCCGCCCCAAGAGCGGCGCCGGCGTCGACAAGGGCCGCACCGGCGTCCTCCCCCTGCTGGTACTCGCCTGCGCGGCGGTCGCCGCCGTGGTGTCCGCCGCGGTCGCGGTGGCGGTGCTGCACGCCAAGGACCTCGGCGGTGGCCCCGTGCTGTTCGGGCTGATGGTGGGCGCCCTGACCGGCGGCGTCGTCGTCGGAATCCGCACGGCCCCCGCCCTGCTGCCCTCCCTGTCCCGTCGGCGCCTGCTGGCGCTGGCGATCGCCTTCGCCGGCGTAGCCCTGCTGGCCGCCGGCCTCGTCCCGGACGACACCACCGTGCTGCTGCTCCTCGCGCTGGCCGGGGTCGGCGCGGGTGTGGCCGCCAACACCGGGCACACGCTGCTCGACCAGGAGACCGAGGACGCCCGCCGGGCGCGGACGACCGAGCACCTGCACGCGGTCGTCCGGGTCTACGTGGCGCTCGGCGCGGTCGTCGCGCCCGTGGTGGCGGCGGCGATCGGCCCGCACCGCCTGGAGAACGGCAAGTTCGTCTTCGCGCACGGCGGCGCCGCGTTCGTCCTGATGCTCGTCGGCGCGCTGCTGCTGCCGGTGGCCGCGCTGGTGCTGGCCAAGGTCGACGACCGTTCCGGTGTTCCACTGCGGCACGACCTGCGGGACGCCCTGCTCGGCGGCGACGACCCGGTGCCGGTGCCCGCGGGCACCGGATTCTTCATCGCCCTGGAGGGCGGCGACGGCGCCGGCAAGTCCACCCAGGCCGAGGCAATCGCCGAGTGGATCAGGGGCAAGGGACACGAGGTCGTGCTGACGCGCGAACCCGGGGCGACCCCGGTGGGCAAGCGCCTGCGCTCCATCCTGCTCGACGTGTCGAGCGCCGGCCTGTCGCACCGCGCGGAGGCGCTGCTGTACGCCGCCGACCGCGCGGAGCACGTCGACACCGTGGTCCGGCCCGCGCTGGAGCGCGGTGCCGTGGTCATCTCCGACCGGTACATCGACTCCTCGGTCGCCTACCAGGGCGCCGGCCGCGACCTGTCGCCGACCGAGATCGCCCGTATCAACCGCTGGGCGACCGACGGGCTCGTTCCGCACCTGACCGTCCTGCTGGACGTCGCGCCGGAGGCCGCGCGCGAGCGGTTCACCGAGGCACCGGACCGGCTGGAATCGGAGCCCGCCGAGTTCCACGCGCGCGTGCGCTCAGGTTTCCTGACCCTGGCCGCGGCCGACCCCGGGCGCTACCTCGTCGTGGACGCGGGCCAGGAGCCCGAGGCCGTCACCACCGTCGTACGCCGTCGGCTCGACCAGGTGCTGCCGCTGTCCGAGGCCGAGATCAAGGCCCAGGAGGAGGCACGCCGCAAGGCCGAGGAGGAAGCGCGCCGCAAGGCCGAGGAAGAGGCCGCGCGCAAGGCCGAGGAGGAGCGCCTGGAGCGCGAGCGCCTCGAGCAGCTCGAACGGCTGCGCGCCGAGGAGGAGGAGCGCAAGCGGCGCGAGCTGGAGGAGGCGCAGCGGCGCGAGGCCGAGCGGCAGGCGGAGGAGGCCCGGCAGCGGGCCGAGGAAGCCCACCGGAAGGCCGAGGAGGAGCGGGCACGGCTGCTGGCGGAGGAGAAGGTCCGGGCCGAGGAGGAGGCACGGCGTCGGGCCGAGGAGGAGCGGCGCCGCAAGCAGGCCGAGGAGGAGGAGCGGCTGCGGGCCGAGGCCCAGGCCCGGCGCCTGGAGAAGCAGCGCAAGGCCGAGGAGGCCCTGATGCGGGCCGAGGAGGCACGCCGGGCGGCGGAGCAGGCGGCGGCAGCGGCCGCGGCGGGTCCGAAGCCGACGGCACCTCCCGCGGCGGACGCCCCCCGGCCGAAGCCGGCCGCCGACGCACACTCGGACGCGGTGACCGTACCGACGCCGGTCGTGACCCCGACGAACGCCTCCGGCGGACCGCTGGAGGACACGGCGGTGCTGCGGCCGGTGCGGGACGCGCGGGACGTGGCCGACGCGCGGGACTCCGGCGACGCGCGGGACTCAGCCGAGGGCCGGGACGCTGCCGACTCGCGGGACGGCCGGGGCGGCGCCCAGGACGACCCCCGAGGCGGGGGCCGCGATGACGGCCGGGCGTCCGCGGTGCCCAGGACGTCCGAGCCCGAGCCCGAGACCGAGTCCAAGTCCGAGCCCGAGCCCGAGACCGAGTCCAAGTCCGAGCCCGAGTCCGAGTCTGAGTCCGAGTCCGAGGTGACCACCGAGCTGCCCAAGCCGTCGGTTCCGACCGGCACGACGGGCGCGGCGGACGAGACCGCGGTGCTGCCGGCGGTGGAGCCGCGGGCCGAGGAGGAGACGGCGGTCCTGCCCTCGGTGACGCCGGGAGCCGCCGACGAGACGGCGGTGCTGCCCCCCGTACGCGGGGACGACCCCGCCGACCGGGTCCCGCCGGGCTACTTCCGGGAGGACGGCCCGGCCGCTCGCCCCGACCGCCCCGACCGCTCCGAGGAGCCTCAGGACCGCACGCGCGAGCTGCCCCGGATCGACCCCGACCAGGCACCGCCCCGCAGGCGCCGCTCGGACTGGGCGGAGGAGACACCGCTGGACGACCTGCCGACGCTGGCGGACGAGCTGCTCGGCCCGTACGACGGTGAGGGCGGCGGCCGGGGCGATGGCCGGGGCGACGACGGCGGCGAGGGCGACGGAGACCGCCGGGGCAAGGGCCGGGGACGCCGCTGA